From a region of the Acidobacteriota bacterium genome:
- the yihA gene encoding ribosome biogenesis GTP-binding protein YihA/YsxC, with the protein MTGHVDCGQPAAGQERTISTNKRLDSRFIGSFFAMEQLPNDRRPQVAIAGRSNVGKSSLLNQVLSSRKLARVSSTPGRTRSLNFFLVNEKYYLVDLPGYGYAKVPGAVKARWQKLMQQYLTTAEDLIGLILLLDCRREITAQDNQLAAWLAERELPVLLVVTKADKLSRSRLEERLRRVENELGTDVVACSVVSGMGKRELTDAVRELVRRHVKL; encoded by the coding sequence ATGACCGGTCACGTCGACTGCGGGCAACCGGCCGCAGGTCAGGAGAGAACCATTAGCACCAACAAGCGACTTGACAGCCGATTCATCGGCTCCTTCTTTGCCATGGAGCAACTGCCGAACGACCGGCGCCCCCAGGTCGCCATCGCCGGCCGTTCCAACGTCGGCAAATCATCGCTGCTTAACCAGGTTCTCTCAAGCCGCAAGCTGGCCAGGGTGTCCTCGACTCCGGGCAGGACCCGCTCGCTGAATTTCTTTCTCGTTAACGAGAAGTACTACCTCGTCGACCTGCCCGGGTATGGGTACGCCAAAGTCCCCGGAGCGGTGAAGGCGCGGTGGCAAAAGCTGATGCAACAGTACCTCACCACCGCCGAGGACCTTATCGGCCTGATCCTGTTGCTTGATTGCCGGAGGGAGATCACGGCTCAGGACAACCAGCTGGCCGCCTGGCTGGCCGAACGTGAACTTCCGGTCCTGCTGGTCGTGACCAAGGCCGATAAGCTCAGCCGGAGCAGGCTCGAAGAGAGGTTGCGACGTGTCGAGAACGAACTCGGTACCGACGTGGTCGCCTGCTCCGTCGTCTCAGGAATGGGCAAGAGAGAGTTGACGGATGCCGTGCGCGAACTGGTGAGGCGTCACGTGAAGCTGTGA
- a CDS encoding adenylosuccinate synthase, whose protein sequence is MGNNRVIVGCQWGDEGKGKIADLLASDADIIVRFQGGANAGHTVIVGDTKYILHLIPSGIIHPDKVCYIGNGVVLDPVACKEELDFLVGQGVDYHGRLFISPAANLVLPYHKLIEAVEEEKRGAAWIDTTKRGIGPAYVDKVARHGIRMIDLFAPDRLKKRLDFQRQIKSRYLEGSADERADLDRTYETLLGLADLFRPMVVDVSYRLHQAYREGKTILYEGAQGTMLDVDLGTYPYVTSSNTTVGGVLTGLGIGVRMIDEVVGVVKAYTTRVGAGWFPTELVSDIGDRMRDRGAEYGAATGRPRRCGWLDLVTLRHAVRINGVDSIAVTKLDVLDEFAEIKVCVAYELDGQRLGQVPLDLAALGHAKPVYEVLPGWQRDTSGVTSFDSLPEKARTYLKFMADDLAVGICMVSTGARRNETIMV, encoded by the coding sequence ATGGGTAACAATAGAGTTATAGTTGGTTGTCAGTGGGGAGATGAAGGCAAGGGGAAGATAGCCGACTTGCTGGCGTCCGACGCTGATATTATCGTGCGGTTCCAGGGTGGGGCCAACGCCGGACACACGGTCATCGTTGGTGACACGAAGTATATTCTTCACCTGATTCCCTCGGGCATCATCCATCCGGACAAGGTCTGTTACATAGGCAACGGGGTGGTTCTGGATCCGGTGGCGTGCAAGGAGGAGCTGGACTTCCTCGTGGGCCAGGGCGTCGACTACCACGGCCGCCTGTTCATTTCGCCGGCCGCGAATCTGGTGCTTCCGTATCACAAGCTTATCGAGGCGGTTGAGGAGGAGAAGCGCGGGGCGGCGTGGATCGATACCACCAAACGAGGTATCGGCCCGGCCTACGTGGACAAAGTGGCCCGGCACGGCATCCGTATGATTGACCTGTTTGCACCCGACCGCCTGAAAAAACGGCTGGACTTCCAGCGGCAGATAAAGTCACGGTACTTGGAAGGATCGGCCGACGAACGCGCCGATCTGGATCGGACCTATGAAACCCTGCTGGGCCTGGCTGACCTGTTCCGTCCCATGGTGGTCGACGTATCCTATCGCCTGCACCAGGCCTACCGGGAGGGCAAGACTATTCTGTACGAGGGGGCCCAGGGGACGATGCTTGACGTCGACCTCGGCACCTACCCGTACGTGACGTCGTCCAACACTACCGTGGGCGGCGTTCTTACCGGCCTTGGTATCGGCGTGCGCATGATTGACGAGGTGGTGGGAGTGGTCAAGGCGTACACGACGCGCGTGGGCGCCGGGTGGTTTCCCACGGAACTGGTCAGTGACATCGGCGATCGCATGCGTGATCGCGGCGCCGAGTACGGCGCGGCAACCGGCCGTCCCCGCCGATGCGGGTGGCTGGACCTGGTGACGCTCCGGCACGCCGTCAGGATCAACGGCGTGGACTCCATCGCCGTGACCAAGCTGGACGTTCTCGACGAATTCGCGGAGATCAAGGTGTGCGTCGCGTATGAGTTGGACGGACAGCGCCTGGGTCAGGTGCCGCTGGATCTCGCGGCGCTCGGCCACGCCAAGCCCGTGTACGAAGTGCTGCCCGGGTGGCAGCGTGACACCAGCGGGGTGACCTCATTTGACTCCTTGCCGGAGAAGGCGAGGACGTACCTCAAATTCATGGCCGATGATCTCGCGGTCGGTATTTGCATGGTATCGACGGGCGCCAGACGGAACGAAACGATCATGGTCTGA
- a CDS encoding FKBP-type peptidyl-prolyl cis-trans isomerase, protein MRVFTIVLLAALALSCKTEQQQVGEVAGTVTDLGVRYEELVVGTGKQAEMGSPVECHYTLWFADSAGTKLQRFQSSKDGGQPFQCTLGQRLITGWSDGMVGMKEGGIRRLIIPPELGYGKGGGPIPPDQWLVFEIEFLKLLQ, encoded by the coding sequence GTGAGAGTATTCACAATCGTTCTGCTGGCGGCGTTGGCCCTGTCCTGCAAAACGGAGCAACAACAAGTCGGGGAAGTGGCCGGTACGGTCACTGATCTGGGTGTCAGGTACGAGGAACTGGTGGTGGGTACCGGCAAACAGGCGGAAATGGGCTCCCCGGTCGAGTGCCATTACACCCTCTGGTTTGCCGATTCCGCAGGGACCAAGCTGCAGCGGTTTCAGAGTTCGAAGGACGGCGGCCAGCCGTTCCAGTGCACGCTGGGCCAGCGCCTGATCACTGGCTGGTCTGATGGAATGGTCGGGATGAAGGAAGGCGGAATCCGTCGGCTTATTATCCCGCCCGAACTGGGCTATGGCAAGGGCGGCGGCCCGATACCTCCGGATCAGTGGCTGGTGTTCGAGATCGAGTTCCTCAAGCTGCTTCAATAG
- the queC gene encoding 7-cyano-7-deazaguanine synthase QueC, translating into MSRGKAVVLLSGGIDSSTTLAAAGADGYELYAISFDYGQRHRLELESAGKIALAVGVQKHLVMSVDLALIGGSALTDQIAVPKNRSLDTIGSDIPITYVPARNTIFLSLALAWAEVAGARHILIGANAVDYSGYPDCRPEFIYAFESMANLATRRGVAGEGIEIRAPLMELTKAEIIRRGLELGLDYAMTFSCYDPTDDGLSCGECDSCRLRHRGFLDAEIADPTKYAVTPRV; encoded by the coding sequence ATGTCACGTGGTAAAGCAGTCGTACTGCTCAGCGGTGGAATCGACTCTTCCACCACGCTGGCTGCGGCCGGCGCGGACGGGTACGAACTGTATGCGATCAGTTTTGATTACGGCCAGCGCCACCGGCTCGAACTTGAGTCGGCCGGGAAAATCGCCCTGGCTGTCGGCGTACAGAAGCACCTCGTGATGTCGGTCGACCTGGCGCTGATCGGCGGGTCGGCGCTCACCGACCAGATCGCCGTTCCCAAGAACCGTTCGCTCGATACCATCGGCTCCGACATTCCCATAACGTACGTTCCGGCCCGCAACACCATCTTCCTGTCCCTGGCCCTGGCCTGGGCCGAGGTCGCGGGCGCGCGGCACATCCTTATCGGCGCTAACGCCGTTGACTATTCCGGCTATCCGGATTGCCGGCCGGAATTCATCTACGCCTTTGAGTCCATGGCCAACCTGGCGACGCGGCGGGGAGTGGCCGGGGAGGGCATCGAGATCAGGGCGCCGCTTATGGAGTTGACGAAGGCCGAGATTATCAGGCGCGGCCTGGAGCTGGGGCTTGATTACGCCATGACCTTTAGCTGTTATGACCCGACGGATGACGGTCTGTCGTGCGGCGAGTGCGATAGTTGCCGGCTCAGGCACAGGGGGTTCCTCGATGCCGAGATCGCCGATCCCACCAAATATGCGGTGACACCCCGGGTCTGA
- a CDS encoding 7-carboxy-7-deazaguanine synthase QueE: MKRSERIVPWPGQSAGRLPLTEMFYSVQGEGRFAGFPALFLRFKYCNLGCDWCDARFTWDPDAIEAGELLAPGDIAGRAGRMVGERKLNPGGLHVVLTGGEPMLHQQTLSALIARMNAAGFDFFEIETNGTLVPSRTMCEAISWWNCSPKLANNGRPQGENIVPEALRAIAATGRADFKFVVCSPDDVGEIVEQFMPLVPADRIILMPEGTSATDQLEAMPWLLDECARHGFKFSPRLHILAWGNERRR, from the coding sequence ATGAAACGATCGGAACGCATTGTCCCCTGGCCAGGTCAGTCAGCCGGCAGGCTGCCGCTCACGGAGATGTTCTATTCCGTTCAGGGGGAAGGCCGCTTCGCCGGGTTTCCGGCGCTCTTTCTCCGTTTCAAGTACTGCAATCTCGGGTGTGACTGGTGCGACGCGCGTTTCACCTGGGACCCCGATGCCATTGAGGCGGGCGAGCTGCTTGCTCCCGGCGACATCGCCGGGCGGGCGGGCCGTATGGTCGGGGAAAGGAAACTGAACCCGGGGGGGCTCCATGTTGTCCTTACCGGCGGGGAGCCGATGCTGCATCAGCAAACCCTGTCGGCCCTGATCGCCCGTATGAATGCGGCCGGATTTGACTTCTTTGAAATCGAGACCAACGGCACGCTGGTGCCGAGCAGGACGATGTGCGAGGCCATCTCGTGGTGGAACTGTTCGCCCAAGCTGGCCAACAACGGCCGACCGCAAGGAGAGAATATCGTCCCGGAGGCGTTGCGGGCGATTGCGGCCACCGGTCGCGCCGATTTCAAATTTGTCGTGTGCTCCCCCGATGACGTCGGCGAAATAGTCGAACAGTTCATGCCCCTTGTGCCCGCGGATCGTATTATATTGATGCCTGAAGGAACGTCGGCAACGGATCAACTCGAGGCGATGCCGTGGCTTCTTGACGAGTGCGCGCGGCACGGCTTCAAGTTCTCGCCCCGGCTCCATATTCTGGCCTGGGGGAACGAGCGAAGACGATAA
- the queD gene encoding 6-carboxytetrahydropterin synthase QueD translates to MRVKLSKQFHFEASHRLDHLPPEHPCHELHGHSYRVEVEVAGEVSETTGFLIDYHDLKRIVQPVIDRLDHKNLNDVDGLELTSTEYVSRWLWERIKPGLPILSRITVYETATSKCEYEG, encoded by the coding sequence ATGCGCGTAAAACTGTCCAAGCAGTTTCATTTCGAGGCGTCGCATCGCCTGGATCATCTGCCTCCTGAACACCCCTGCCACGAACTGCACGGTCACAGCTACCGGGTGGAAGTCGAAGTGGCCGGCGAGGTCAGCGAAACCACCGGTTTTCTCATTGACTACCACGACCTCAAGCGCATCGTCCAGCCTGTGATTGACAGATTGGATCACAAGAATCTGAACGACGTTGACGGTCTCGAGTTGACCTCCACCGAGTACGTGTCCAGGTGGCTCTGGGAGCGGATCAAGCCCGGACTCCCGATCCTGAGCAGGATCACGGTCTACGAAACGGCCACCAGCAAGTGTGAGTACGAAGGCTGA
- the queF gene encoding preQ(1) synthase has product MNESNYEDLQGDIRDWKTPEIETFGNIYADRDYEIRMAIPEFTCVCPRTGLPDFATLHLTYVPDQHCIELKSLKEYTLAYRNKGIFHENVVNKMAEDVVAAAKPRRLRLEGIFHARGGIQTTIVREYTADTR; this is encoded by the coding sequence ATGAACGAATCGAACTACGAAGACCTGCAGGGCGACATCCGGGACTGGAAGACGCCCGAAATCGAGACATTCGGCAATATCTACGCCGACCGGGACTACGAGATCAGGATGGCGATCCCGGAATTCACGTGCGTCTGCCCCAGGACCGGTCTGCCGGATTTTGCCACGCTTCACCTGACCTACGTTCCGGACCAGCACTGCATCGAACTGAAGAGTCTCAAAGAGTACACTCTGGCCTACCGCAACAAGGGCATCTTTCACGAGAACGTGGTCAACAAGATGGCCGAGGACGTGGTAGCGGCGGCCAAACCGCGTCGGCTACGCCTGGAAGGGATCTTTCACGCCCGGGGAGGGATTCAGACGACCATCGTTCGGGAATACACGGCCGACACGCGTTGA
- a CDS encoding Fe-S cluster assembly protein HesB, whose product MLQQTQVERVVPRYDSWIARWPAWSALAEASSRQLLAAWSGLGYNRRALFLREMARVVIARHGGILPDDPAALIRLPGIGPYTSRAIPIFAYNKPFVAVDINIRRVLIHELQLPPSTTPRQLESVALQLLPRKQAREWHYALMDYSALALPRQLGTVRPLARQKAFDGSIRQIRGEIIRRLTTRRQLRTGTIARVLSRSAAEVERAVAGLEKDGLVVRKAKTVYLKE is encoded by the coding sequence ATGCTGCAGCAAACGCAGGTGGAACGCGTCGTGCCCAGGTACGACAGCTGGATTGCACGCTGGCCCGCCTGGTCCGCCCTGGCCGAGGCATCGAGCCGGCAACTGCTGGCCGCCTGGTCGGGGCTGGGATACAACCGGAGGGCGCTTTTCCTCAGGGAGATGGCTCGCGTCGTGATTGCTCGACACGGCGGCATCTTGCCTGACGACCCTGCTGCTCTGATCCGGTTGCCCGGGATCGGCCCGTACACGTCGCGGGCCATTCCGATTTTCGCCTACAACAAACCGTTTGTGGCGGTTGACATCAACATCCGCCGGGTCCTGATCCACGAGTTGCAATTGCCTCCGTCGACAACCCCCCGCCAGCTCGAGTCTGTGGCGCTGCAACTGCTGCCAAGAAAGCAGGCCCGCGAGTGGCATTATGCCTTGATGGATTATAGCGCCCTGGCGCTGCCCAGGCAGCTTGGCACGGTCAGGCCGCTGGCCCGACAGAAGGCCTTCGATGGTTCGATACGCCAGATTCGCGGTGAGATCATCCGCCGCCTGACCACGCGCAGACAGCTCCGCACGGGCACGATTGCCCGCGTTCTGAGCCGGTCAGCCGCCGAGGTGGAACGAGCCGTCGCAGGTCTTGAGAAGGATGGGCTGGTGGTACGAAAAGCAAAGACGGTGTACCTGAAAGAGTGA
- a CDS encoding O-antigen ligase family protein: MRRKLYTFSLDMVTGDEYTAYGADRQDVAPWFAIVCVDCRHAEVYLQSMRNPPALGRSLPGINPGAVSGYVVTLGIVFAAFLVYALLRKPLYLWAAAGLPVALLVVSNPRVALWQFVFVLFIYVPAIRSIPLYLVDISAMLAILAAALDLFLRGGGPGRPPLLAGNYLAILAALAIAGLFSYDPSRALRPLLRVGVLFVTFLSVYRLAGRADVARMLSLFFGLCAVYSAFVVGQFLAGGGSVRVFGLARVAFDELAMLALPVGVALFLWSSDRRAIPYLIGSVLVAGALVATQSRASILFGFTAAFLALAITFLRVRRMRGATGLAGADAGLVLTARSAGRRSGALVVSFLVLAATVMVLQQGLFQGVLARFEGLFTSRPGGTFLLRITLWKTALAAFWDHPLLGVGPGMFRRISDVYTTIHLDPTFLWVRGKSAHNLFLHYLAETGLVGAAALLALFVNQLRLIRRRWVRVADPNRFGPTLALYLCGLLLLATTLLEAGWMWGQTGFIAVFFLAVIARQADRDRRASLRSVTAAGLAESESTPG, translated from the coding sequence TTGCGCCGAAAACTGTACACTTTCTCTCTTGATATGGTCACGGGAGACGAGTATACGGCATACGGGGCCGACCGGCAAGACGTTGCGCCCTGGTTTGCCATCGTCTGCGTTGACTGCCGTCACGCCGAGGTGTATCTTCAGTCCATGCGGAATCCTCCTGCGCTCGGTCGCTCTCTGCCCGGAATCAATCCGGGCGCGGTTTCAGGATACGTGGTCACGCTGGGAATCGTCTTCGCGGCCTTCCTGGTGTACGCCTTGTTGAGGAAACCGCTCTACTTATGGGCGGCGGCCGGTTTGCCCGTGGCTCTTCTCGTAGTGTCCAACCCGCGGGTGGCGCTCTGGCAGTTTGTGTTCGTGCTCTTCATCTATGTCCCGGCCATCAGGAGCATCCCCCTCTACCTGGTGGATATCAGCGCCATGCTGGCCATCCTCGCTGCGGCACTCGACCTGTTCCTGCGCGGTGGCGGGCCGGGCCGGCCGCCCCTGCTGGCCGGTAACTATCTGGCTATTCTTGCGGCCCTGGCCATAGCCGGTCTGTTCAGCTATGATCCGTCGAGGGCCCTGCGACCACTGCTTAGAGTCGGCGTTCTGTTTGTCACTTTTCTTTCGGTGTATCGTCTGGCCGGCCGGGCCGATGTCGCGAGGATGCTCAGCCTTTTCTTCGGCCTTTGCGCCGTGTATTCGGCGTTCGTCGTGGGGCAGTTTCTCGCCGGCGGCGGTTCCGTTCGAGTGTTCGGACTTGCCCGCGTTGCTTTCGATGAATTGGCCATGCTGGCTCTGCCGGTCGGTGTGGCACTGTTTCTGTGGTCATCTGACAGGCGAGCAATACCATATTTGATCGGTTCAGTTCTGGTGGCCGGAGCCCTGGTGGCAACGCAATCCCGGGCCTCCATCCTGTTCGGCTTTACAGCCGCGTTTCTGGCCCTGGCCATTACCTTTCTGCGGGTGCGAAGAATGCGCGGAGCGACGGGCCTTGCAGGGGCGGACGCCGGGTTGGTTCTGACGGCCCGATCGGCCGGGCGGCGGTCGGGCGCCCTGGTGGTTTCGTTTTTAGTCCTGGCCGCGACCGTCATGGTTCTGCAGCAGGGACTCTTTCAGGGCGTACTGGCAAGGTTCGAGGGCTTGTTCACATCCCGACCCGGCGGGACCTTTCTGCTGCGCATCACACTGTGGAAGACAGCCCTTGCCGCCTTCTGGGATCATCCCCTGTTGGGCGTGGGTCCCGGGATGTTTCGCCGCATTTCCGACGTCTACACTACCATTCACCTCGATCCTACCTTCCTGTGGGTCAGGGGAAAGTCGGCTCACAATCTCTTCCTGCATTACCTTGCGGAAACTGGACTGGTGGGCGCTGCCGCCCTGCTGGCGCTGTTTGTCAACCAACTGCGTCTCATAAGGCGGCGGTGGGTACGGGTCGCCGATCCGAACCGGTTCGGCCCGACTCTGGCACTGTACCTTTGCGGGCTGCTGCTTCTGGCTACCACCTTGTTGGAGGCGGGCTGGATGTGGGGCCAGACGGGTTTTATCGCGGTCTTTTTCCTGGCTGTCATCGCACGCCAGGCGGACCGTGACAGGCGGGCATCGTTGAGGTCGGTCACGGCGGCGGGGCTTGCCGAGAGTGAGAGCACACCGGGTTAA
- a CDS encoding sigma 54-interacting transcriptional regulator translates to MKQKSNNTGTEFCDAVATYISSLAQKRDCAGVVRYYEAHRSLIDDAGGSWAGAILLKVSDAWASLTDYPAALKTARVAQAKAAEDGDSVLLAEIFVTLGGILRDMGQVKEAQKAFQDAESIFRRNDCLEGQSRALNLLAGLYFRQADYRSALRVLMDAVEIARKLDDKQKLAFMMGNIGRVYTFMGDLAEAEKHLTINVDLSTELRDELEVARAYLSLGYIHIQQAAYDKAERALAQAYPRIITAASRRDEVIYMTYLGELRYRTGRNEESGAVLEKALVMAEGIAPGTTLVGRVLRHLAELNLRLDNYRLVRKFAAQSMVIMEKTSNKVETGALLRIKAQVAQAHGHKKDAVRLYKKAIDVLDESGVRFERAEALVAAGKCELFGQRQRMTYLFRAEEYYSRCRMTQRLDKVSRLISSLGCTKAGPVTPTRTGTTGGVDFLTASPVIQRFKAQLPMFGHSDLPLMLTGETGVGKDHLARYFHSLVRPGGPFVAINCASVPETLLESELFGYSRGAFTGADASKCGLFVAANGGVLMLDEIGDMPLKLQAKLLGVLERRKVIPLGSTTEVALDVILVAATNKNLEAMVEDGTFRRDLYYRLSGITFRIPPLRERREDIALLLKHFLVEHDLLPEDLAPPAELVRLFLAYDWPGNIRELDNKVKRLQVMSQMVAEGDLVELYRSLFPQSADLDESSDGESLFQRVEQFERKLITEALLAARGNKSEAARLLGVHEATVRTKLKRYGISVPPTVLRGGAPS, encoded by the coding sequence GTGAAGCAGAAGAGCAATAACACAGGCACGGAGTTCTGCGATGCGGTAGCGACGTACATATCGTCGCTGGCCCAAAAGCGGGACTGCGCCGGTGTTGTCAGGTACTACGAGGCACATCGTAGTCTCATTGACGACGCCGGTGGATCCTGGGCGGGCGCGATCCTGCTCAAGGTGTCCGACGCCTGGGCTTCCCTCACTGACTACCCTGCAGCCTTGAAAACGGCTCGTGTCGCACAGGCCAAGGCAGCCGAAGACGGAGACAGCGTCCTTCTTGCTGAGATCTTCGTCACTCTCGGAGGCATCCTGCGCGACATGGGACAGGTGAAGGAAGCGCAAAAGGCGTTTCAGGACGCGGAATCAATCTTCCGCCGTAACGACTGTCTCGAAGGTCAGAGCCGCGCGCTCAATCTCCTGGCCGGACTGTACTTCCGGCAGGCGGACTATCGCAGCGCCCTGCGGGTACTCATGGACGCAGTGGAGATTGCGCGCAAACTCGACGACAAGCAGAAGCTGGCCTTCATGATGGGAAACATCGGCCGGGTTTACACCTTTATGGGCGATCTGGCCGAAGCCGAGAAGCACCTGACCATCAACGTCGATCTCTCCACGGAGCTTCGGGACGAGTTGGAGGTGGCGCGTGCGTATCTGTCGCTCGGTTATATTCACATCCAACAAGCCGCCTATGACAAGGCGGAGCGGGCGCTGGCGCAGGCATATCCGCGGATCATTACGGCCGCGAGCCGGCGGGACGAGGTCATTTACATGACCTACCTCGGTGAACTGCGATACCGCACCGGCCGCAACGAGGAATCCGGCGCAGTTCTCGAGAAGGCGCTGGTCATGGCGGAGGGCATCGCGCCGGGGACGACCCTGGTCGGCCGTGTCCTCAGGCACCTGGCTGAGTTGAACTTGCGCCTGGACAACTACCGTCTGGTCCGGAAGTTTGCCGCCCAGTCCATGGTCATAATGGAAAAGACCTCAAACAAGGTCGAAACCGGCGCGCTGCTGCGTATAAAGGCGCAGGTGGCCCAGGCGCACGGTCACAAAAAGGACGCCGTCCGGCTCTACAAAAAGGCGATCGACGTGCTGGATGAATCCGGTGTTCGCTTTGAGAGGGCTGAAGCTCTGGTGGCGGCGGGCAAATGCGAACTGTTCGGTCAGCGGCAGCGCATGACCTACCTGTTCCGTGCCGAGGAGTACTATTCCCGGTGTCGGATGACTCAGCGGCTTGACAAGGTCAGCCGGTTGATCAGCTCTCTTGGCTGCACCAAGGCGGGCCCGGTAACTCCAACGAGAACCGGGACGACGGGCGGGGTCGACTTTCTGACGGCCTCACCGGTGATTCAACGTTTCAAGGCACAGTTGCCGATGTTCGGCCATTCCGACCTTCCGCTCATGCTCACCGGTGAGACCGGTGTCGGCAAGGATCATCTGGCCCGGTACTTCCACTCCCTGGTTCGGCCCGGCGGACCGTTTGTGGCCATCAACTGCGCTTCGGTTCCCGAGACGCTCCTTGAATCGGAGTTGTTCGGCTACAGCCGGGGAGCTTTCACGGGTGCCGACGCAAGCAAGTGCGGTCTGTTCGTAGCCGCAAACGGCGGTGTCCTGATGCTCGATGAGATCGGCGACATGCCCCTGAAGCTTCAGGCCAAGCTGCTTGGAGTTCTGGAGCGGCGGAAAGTCATTCCTCTCGGTTCTACGACCGAGGTTGCCCTTGACGTCATCCTGGTCGCGGCCACGAACAAGAACCTCGAAGCCATGGTCGAAGACGGTACGTTCCGGCGCGATCTGTACTACCGGCTCAGCGGCATTACCTTCCGCATCCCGCCGTTACGAGAGCGCCGGGAGGACATTGCACTTCTGCTGAAGCACTTTCTGGTAGAGCATGATCTTCTGCCGGAGGACCTGGCACCGCCTGCCGAACTGGTCAGGCTGTTTCTGGCCTATGATTGGCCGGGTAATATCCGCGAACTTGACAACAAAGTCAAACGACTCCAGGTCATGTCGCAAATGGTGGCTGAGGGAGACCTGGTAGAGTTGTACCGTTCGCTGTTCCCCCAAAGCGCCGACCTGGACGAATCCTCGGACGGCGAGAGTCTTTTCCAGCGCGTGGAGCAGTTTGAGCGGAAACTGATCACGGAGGCGCTTCTGGCGGCACGCGGCAACAAGAGCGAGGCCGCACGCCTGCTGGGCGTGCACGAGGCGACGGTGCGCACCAAGCTGAAGCGGTACGGCATTTCGGTACCGCCCACGGTCTTAAGAGGAGGTGCACCCAGCTAA
- a CDS encoding BMC domain-containing protein: protein MAHTIRFKLCFENRLPFFDAMSRPALGLIETRGLAGALAATRAATDAGQVVIASLEQTDAGIVTVRFEGDWQAVQQAVEAGARAAEALHDLISMHVIPRTDNGLSPILPYGRFVARYRSEEDRGPSPPRTPSLKPASRPEHREIKLPPAQPAPAVPTVARVAPPPKPPVTPEPAVIPAPAVQPTSAPQPLSLDELAEMPVVKLRKYARTIRNLPIQGRQISKANKETLLEAIRSVRVPE, encoded by the coding sequence TTGGCTCACACGATACGTTTTAAGTTGTGTTTTGAGAACCGGTTGCCCTTCTTTGACGCTATGTCGCGGCCTGCCCTGGGATTGATAGAAACGAGGGGACTCGCCGGAGCACTGGCGGCAACCCGCGCGGCCACTGACGCCGGTCAGGTCGTTATTGCCTCCCTGGAGCAAACCGATGCCGGGATTGTCACAGTCCGTTTCGAGGGAGACTGGCAGGCAGTCCAGCAGGCGGTCGAGGCGGGAGCACGGGCCGCTGAAGCTCTGCACGACCTGATTTCCATGCACGTGATCCCTCGCACGGACAACGGTCTCAGTCCCATCCTGCCGTACGGACGGTTCGTGGCCAGGTATCGCTCCGAGGAAGACAGGGGGCCGTCACCTCCGCGAACGCCGTCGCTGAAACCTGCCTCACGGCCGGAGCACCGGGAGATCAAGCTGCCCCCCGCACAGCCCGCGCCCGCTGTACCGACAGTTGCGCGCGTGGCGCCGCCGCCGAAACCACCGGTCACGCCAGAGCCCGCCGTTATCCCCGCGCCCGCCGTCCAACCGACTTCCGCCCCGCAGCCGCTTAGTCTTGACGAACTGGCAGAGATGCCGGTGGTCAAACTCCGCAAGTATGCACGGACAATCAGGAACCTTCCGATACAGGGCCGCCAGATCTCCAAGGCGAACAAGGAGACTCTGCTGGAAGCTATCCGAAGCGTCCGCGTGCCCGAGTAG